TTGATATATATCTCACGAACAGcgttttttaacaataataatgacCGCTTCTGGTCATAGGATAACATACATGCATATTTCCACGTATCTATGAGTAACTGCAAGACCttgcgcagcggtgagcactgtgaatttaagtaggaggtccagggttcctagcaggagaaatttgggaatttataatttctgatttttttctggtctggtcgggtGGTGCCGCTAAGTGTTTAAGTGTtcgggtgcgatgtcgcgtagaaacctattaggggtatacttaccatactccctaacaggttagtccgctactaCCTtggacagcatcatcacttaccaccaggtgagattgcaaccaagggcttacttgtagtggaataaaaaaaaacattcatacaaTCTTCCGAACCTTATTTCACCCCCTTAGGGGAATAATTTCTCAAGACGGTTTCTTGTCTGACACCTccgtataaaaattaaattaaattaattaaatttacctttcgaattttaagtttgtagtctttatagttcctgagatttcgTGATTAGTCAGTGAGTGAGTGAATGAGTGAGTCAGCGGTTTTCTCTTTCGGTTCGGTTTTACATGCATCATCTCTTACAACCAGGATAGATtgcgagggctaacttgtagtcgaaaaaaatcaaaagacaTGGCTCAGATTTTATGCCGAGACAAATCATCACCCAATCGTCGACTCACGCTTGACAGATTCCATGAACAACTAATTACAATCATCAATCAAAGTCGCggattaaatataattagcgATGTAATCTAATTAAGGCTCGCGGCTGTCGGCAACATTCCTATTTAACTTTAATACATCCTTGAAGTCTCTATTGGTTTGATTTAATCGCGTTTTAATATTAATCCGTAGCGTTATTAGAATTTTGATATCCTAGTGATTAGGTAGGTTTAAGTACTAGAAgaactttcaaattcaaattcaaaattgtcaagtaatttaaaatgatattgtgagatggttataacaaaaaacacccggctaagtttgttgtgggcttcttcttagaccaggacgcgtttggaaccctcgtagctttagttttaagtttacgaatgtggttatcgccatcatctcactaccgtgtggttcttatgtacgcatcaaaagtgccacctgtgggcctacttgaataaagatatttttgactttgacttttgactttgactttgaaattactttattcatgtagacctatcacaggcacttataaagcgttcatacatatgttgacataattgtaaggggatggtgataacttcgttcgccaacttaaacctaaagctaaagctacaagggtaagaagagcccacaacaaacttagccgagtaattattttgttatcaccatttcacagtaaattaatattaagctatgaaagttgttagagcaattcacacccaaggttttttatcgtttaagtaatccttaacattttaAAAGGATTTAGGTTCTGAGGTCTGATTAACGTTTTAAAAAACTATACACTATACACTATATTGCAagttagggtttttttttaatttttatcttttatactttatttattcaaggaCACGTACAGTGCTATCATGTTTAAAGGAAATACATGATTACACGTAATGATAACACTAAATCAAATCGGTCACTTGTCCTAAAACTACACACAAGCTGACATGTTGTTTTCATATCATATAATTAATTTGCTAGTTGTAAGCTTCTCGGCGattggtaagtttttttttttattataacctaTGCACTGCGGTTTCACCCGTGTTATGCAGatacaaaattaaatctttCTCAATGTATCCATACGGACTGTTAGTTTCTGCGATCAGTGTGTTAAAGATCACAAAGTCCTGATTTTAAGCAACCGGTCAAGATAGAAATCGATAAAGCCAGCTCCTTGTAGCATATCGCTCTAAAACCAAATGTTATATTGAGGcaacttctttattttatataattactagcttctgcccgtcttctgcgtggacttcagagttcggtctaaagcttcgctcgttaacaatttttaatgctACCACGAGATTTTTTTCGAGAGATGGGTATAGAATATATATCGGTTCTTTTCCATAGTATAGatgacatgcatacaaaatttcaaagctgtctgcccgcggaaagctcttaaacaattttcaaattaGCTtacgttcttttccatgtcaaacatgcatgccaaattcagtaacaaatatccacactttcacatttataatataagtaggatagtTGAAGACCAAGCGTAAaatcatcgcttataaacagagcaacacttcgcagggtatgcgagaAACACATCCTAcaacgtgccaccctgtgtcctgaggcgtagatataaaacaatgctgcttggtcgAAGAAATAGTGGCGGAAGCATTTCCCTGGtggagctctgtcataaaaaactCTACTCATACGTTACTAAGGTACAAAATAAGAGTACCGACGCGCATTAAAGCAGAGCCTTACCGTAAAGTCTTTAACCAAAAGGACAGCTCTCTTCCAGAAGTTATGCATGAGCGGTTCCTGGAAGATCGAGTGGAAATAGGGATTTGTTTTTCTTCGTAGGCCGTTTTCCACTATACCAAATGGAGTCACGCATGCAAGGCCTCCTTGAAGAATTTTCCTCTCTCATCTTctcctcttcttcttctgttcctggccTTGTTCTTGGTTTGCCAGAACTATCCGTTGTACGCAGTACCGCTGGTTTAGGGTTTTAGCATATGTTTAAAGCGTATAATATAGCTCTAAATGGCTCTCTaatgggtcactccagccagccgagctcacccCGAAAGCTTAATAGGCCGCCCAGGTTGCCGAGTTTGTTTAGTTAGCAATGACCGTTATCATACCTACGAATATCCTTAGTATAGTCGTAGCAGTTTAGTCGTAGCAGTTTGGTTGTCAGGCTTGGATTGAGGTCTGGCATAGCCTTCTTTGTATGTTTTCACTCATTTGCGTAAATCCATAGCTCTGAGTGGATTGCGCTCCCATAAAAAAACCTACCGTAAGCTTCGAGATGCGACCCCGCACTCCTTCTCACCGCAACCATTCGTTTTCGGCCGTATTGATCGCTATGTTGTACGCTTTAAACATATGCTAAAACCCTTTAAACCTATGAAAACGGACGCCTGGATACGTATGTACGTacgtaaaattcaaaatttatttatttcaagtcggcCTAGTTTACAAGcatttttaaaacgtcaaggctgtctgtttgtagtgactctagcacCGATTCGGAAGACAAGttctacagaaaagagccggcaaaaaacttagcagattgctctcttttaacataattttgcaCATtataatctttagaatttttctatcttaggAGGGATGAGAGCGGAGTGACCTGCtacgtttaggaattcatcaatcgtatagtaaccacgatttatttaatgtgttttaacgcattgtttaaacttatgcattcttCGCCACAAGGTATGCCGAATTGAAAcacgatttaatttaattccgtAGAATGCAAGCGATTTAGTTTCAACTACACGTCGTACCCGGATATTGGCGGTCAGCTGAAGTACCACAACGTGCCGGCTACTTGGCGAGACGCTCGGCTTATATGTGACATGGAGGGTGAGCTTTActtttttcattacaagttatttcttgtctgcaatctcatctgctgGTAAATGAAGATGCCTGTAAGGAAAAGGCTACTCgacatcgtaccgcaacgcAAAATAGCTTAaaggcacgtctatgtcggtagaGTGAGAAATCTTGAGAATTTGTGCAAGGGTACAGTAGTCGGTCGTTAAGGGTTGCGCCTTTTAGCTCACGCTGGTGCGAATGGCAAAATATGTGACACTTATGCGCTGCTACAAACTTTACAAATATGCAAAAACTTTCTAAACCCTCTCACTATGAAAAAGGAGCCCTGAATCAAGCttatactaccatctactgcaatgtctgcccagcgtggactcttcttagtcgtgcactcttggcagagtggtcgtggctgctgagatgaatttcatggtgCTAGGCATAATTtgattgcacggcttcccgcgcgagtcttctccacttttggcggttggtagcgtgtcgaaaacattctaccacagttgtctgagtagaatttcaccgtatctatccaacgagtaggtgaccgcccagCGTGGTAATTGTGAGCAAACCCTTCCTTTGtgagaggcctttagcccagaagtggactgttataggccgTCGATGATCCTAATTAAAGTGTTATTGTTTGAgtttcaatttatttgcaaCAGAGCTTATAATCCTGGATTGTTGCCGACGTATATAACATAACGATACTATAATCATCAGGAGCAGTACTTTTCTCACCGTACAACAGCAGCATGAAGGATGCTCTCGATTCAGAAATAAAAGACATGAGAACAGATTGCTTTGGCATCTATATCGGAGTAAACTCGATCTTCTCTAAGGGATATTTCTTCTCCATCGAAGGTCAGTCAACACTTTAATTTAGACAAGAACCATGAAACCTAGTTTTAAGTATTTGACgatggttatatatatatattttataaagtgtataaaaaataCGAATTGACAACCTGGTATATAACGTAAATagaatttacattatataccaagTTGGATAATAAAGGCAAAAGAAAAAAGGTTATGGTATGCACACATAACATCCGCATTAaagtcagtaaataaatatgttacaaactctgcgaaaagcaatctgtacggtgtaatttataaagtcTTAGTTTTTATAGttcacacaaaacagatctttcGTAGTGTTTCGCTTtgacaccggagcatcatcaggagatgttgactttacaatgaacaattagtaattttacttagcaattgttcattgttcaACAATTGCTAAGTTCTAGCATTACtaagtgtagcaaattaagcccgTTTAATTAGTTCGGTATGAGTGACAATGCTTAGCTAAGTCAAAGTATTCGGGCAGTAATACTTTCGACTAACGCTAAACAATGACTATTTATTATGGGCTTagtgttcattttatatcatggatttacgtgtagcggtctccacattaccgaactagatggcgccacaaaaatcctgcatcgcgctagccaagtgttcacaaaaattgactatatatacaacttccaaagatgaatgttcggacctcggtccccgagcacgatcacccgctcggaggaagatcttcctattgttacggtcgagtgTATCatcatagctcccgtacatccGTAAAATCCGCAAGAGGTAGGAACCACCTGCGTGGTACCTCTTGTCTGTATAAGTTAGCTAGTTGTCCTTGTGCTGTTTGGATGTTATAGCAGTGGCCCTGGGTGACATGCCGCTGCAGTGGCTTCCCGGGGAGCCCGACAACGCAGACAACAGCGAGGACTGCATCGCGTACGTGGACGGCTGCGTGGCGGACATAAACTGCACTGAGCTACTGCCGTTCGTGTGCTACAAGAAGTCCACTGCGATGTCCAAACCGATTTGCGATACCGATGGTAATAAAACGTTAAACTGTTTGATTCTACTCGCCCACCTGAACATACTAACttcagaaacaaaaaaatttttaattggatctcatttttattattaattctacGATTTTTTCTTACCTTCTGTATTGTAGTGGTTACACTCCATATCCTATTTGTTTCGTCAGTTTCtgtttctgagaggagacccgtggtaGTAAGTGGACCCACCACGTAATGCACTGCGTTAtctgaaaaattattttccCGTGCCTCCGTTAGATCACCAATCGGCCTGTCTAGTTGGCTCTTTGCAGAATAAGATTCCTGCTACCAAATTTCCAGGGTCCTTACTCTGGCCACATTTTGTCCATCCTGTATTTTTAAACCATCTTTGTTTGATATTTCCTCCGCTAGACGAAGGTGAGCCGGGCCCGCGTGACCGCTGCTACAAGCTTCACCACGAGCATCGAACCTGGACCCAGGCGAACCAGATCTGCGTAGCGGAAGGGGGTCAGCTAGCTACAATCAGAAGTAGAGAAGAGGCATCGTATCTAAGGATTGCCTACCTAGGACTCGTTACATCAGACATTGCTTTTAATGTCATATTTATTGGTTTCCTGGATTGGAGTGGACGCGGGGACTGGAGGACTATTCAAGGTACGTTCATTCAAGTTTTCTTTGATCTCATCTGGTTGGGAACGATCTGGTACGTAGTAAAAGATGATAAAGTTAACTAATTATTTTAGAATTGGAGTAGAATAGAGTAGAATTGCGGATTCCTCTGTCGTGGTGGTCGGGACATTGTACAATGATTTTCTGTTCGTGCTAAATTTTCAAAACTTTATGTCAAGTGTTACAGCGAGCAGTAAGGATAATTCTATAGATGCCCGATGAAGCTGTCTAGACAAAGCAATCGTGCGGTAATTGCACGGCAAAGAACAGCCCCGGATCTACGATTTGTTTAAACCGGGACAGAAACTTGGTAATTGCGCCCCTATCTCCAGCGTTCGagataaattacttaaataactcaaaaatatacaacgtgtaaccgaatttcgaaatactgttgaagggtgcataagtgtatttcataagggatccttgcaaaaatattaaatcaaaagaagcatatttattttccataagacctaattcaaaacattctcaagTGTTTTGTTATAGCAACCCTATTAAAgttaaaagaccaacacgcgcatagtacctacgctaagcgacacttacctaataaagtgacaagaatcacttgattttaattttgcatgcgatgttagtaaaaactatggaagtggcttactcaaaaattattactattgtGGTTTCACAGATCGGAGACATCCCcgagatgtcaatgggtagtttattgtagaattgtatgcaatttcctttgaacgaattatgaattttatgtaacctagtatattgcactgtttAGTTAGTGTATTCTTACTTGTAATGTTTGATATAATTTCAgtcatattttttcttaaatgtagaaaagttagaggtgcgtgcgagcgtgctgggattcgaactcggcccccgaaagtgaagaaagagttcctacccactgggctatcaccacttctgaCACTCGCTTTTAAGAAATAATGAGCTGAAATCTTTCTTATAGGGCAATCGTTGGAGAACGCAGGCTTCGATGATTGGGACAGCAGACATCTGGATTGCTCAGACGCCGGGAAGACTTGTGGCGCCTTGCAGCTGACAAATGTCAAGCTGATCAGCCACTGGTGCGAGCACACCGCGCCTTTTCTGTGCGCTTTCCCCCAGAATAGCACTCCCTAACCTCCAGGAATGAACATCGCAAACGTTATTTAACATATGCAACCTGGTTTGCGCTATTGCAAATTTGCCACGattcataattaataattatggaACGTTAAATTATTACACGTCTATCAGTAGACAGCAGGGAGACAAAATTGATATCCCCTCACTTACATCCCGCGATAAGATTTACGCGTCAATCTTTATTTTAGTTAGGATATTGTTTCAACACGTGAGCCAATGCTCGGAGCGTTAAAAACTGTGGGTAGAAGataattatctatctatatatataaaagagaaagtgtttgggcatgtttcgtataggctccgaaacggctggaccgatttcagtgaaactttcagggaatctccggattcacctggcgagtaattctgtaaagtttggtgacgaacGTAGccctcctatttttgaactgtcaaactgccaaatacagcttttatttactatgatgatattcttttgttgggtgtacataggtgtagataatgatcttcacccgctcgagatgAGAATTGAacagaatgaatacggagagaaataaatgatttaatgtattatgagacttacattaaaaatttaatgatgtaagtttattgtttaaataaaataaagcaaaatctagcccggcgaagcgggctgggtacgctagtactattatataatagaagcagtagagctttttgtggcagagcccttccggggaagtactaacgcaatgcctatttttgccgctaagcagcatcgttgcaatgctgtgttccggtctgaagggagtggcttaacacctacgtctcagctTGATGCAAAAAGGGCTATTTGCAGGATGTTagccttgcatgccctgcgaagtgtagctttgtttataggcgatggtttttcactttattctttctttttttatgagtAGTGCTATCTGCTTGGTACatcaattattaactataagaaaaaaaaaaaaatcttttcctaggggagaaaaatgtcttcttttttaattcccctacaagttagcccttgactgcaatctcaactggtggtaagtgatgatgcagtctaagatggtagcgggttaacctgttagggagtttacATTGCACTtgaacacaaaatcgcttagcagcacgtctttgtcggtagggtggtaacaagccacggttaaaacctcccaccagatcagaccagagaaaattcagaaattataaattccccaattagggaggtcgtcaaatgcCCGTGCTAGTCTTGTAGGAGTAACTTAGCCAGCTCCAATTAGAGAAGCCATCCGCAGCTAAGGACTATGAACACCATCAGACGAAATACGTTTGTATTTACGTATTTaatttgcaaattttttttttgttcggtaaaagtttttttttgtttggtaaaaATTGCAAACTGATTCCATTTATAAAAGTttccatttatatttttctagcttttgcccgcagctacgttaagttcaatttttgatttggtaaatttaacaACAGAGGTTTAAAAAATGTCTAACTGGTAAAAGAAAAGGATGCTATATATATGCtgacacatagccatctagccccaaagtaaatgtagcttgtgttaagggtactaagatgacagatgaataattCAATTGATAGATTGAATTGatgaaaaacataataattctccacttgtgggaatcagttatgacggccgaatggcgcagttggcagcgaccctgctttctgagtccacaaggccgtggtttcgatgtttttctgatgaatgttttttcagtgtctgggcgtttatattcatagtataagtatttatgtgtattatattcataaaaatattcatcagctatcttagaaaccataacacaagctacgcttaatttggggctagatgacgatgtgtgtattgtcgtagtatatttagtatatttatttattttatcacactaCAGAACATCGCGTCCGTACACTCGAAAGGGTAATGAAGATGTAATCAACACACCTCCATTTTCTATTAaagttagtaggtacctaatagtTCCATATTTTTTCACGAATAGAATCTAGTCTAGCACATATTcaagcttaatttatttaataatttacatactttttagttgttataacatttatttcggAAGTCGGTTTATGTTtgtaaaaaacaaatcttttcaGATCAGATCTGGCGGACCTCCTTTGTACAGTATGCTCGCTTGCTTGTCTCAGTTTGGAGTTAGGTCCCTATCCTGAAAGGACGGCCCTCATACCCGTTGGCGATGGGAAGATTcgcatcaataaataaacatttttagaaaTTCAATGTCCTTACATCAAAATAACCCAAAGAACAGTGTAATTGAATCGAAGAGGGACCACAAAGGATATGAGTTTGCCCTTTGACGTTTATAAACAGACGGGTGATACgccgatatttttttaaagcgataattgacggaccaagcagatgggccGCCTGGTGGTAGGTGGAAAactatcacctataaacagaacaacacagggcatgcaaggagcacgtcctgtcacattccgccctgtgtccatcaatttaaggcgtaggttttaagcctgtTATAAAACCGGCAAGCACGTCCTTTAGACCGAaagacagcattgcaacaatgctgtgtttcggtagaaataagcttggtgctcatgggcgtacccagctttTGGTCCAGGGGGGGGGTTGTCAAATAAGATTTTTCGGTCAGATCGTCCGCCGCTGTTTTGTGAATTCGTTTTGGCGGGCATTCTgtatactgaagccaaaactgtattttccTTCCTTTAAGAGAGTTTATACATTTTCAGCGAGATTTCCACGCGGGGGCAGCTGCCCTCTCCTACTGGGTATGCCCATGAACCATCATAGCTAGAGTAcaacggacgagctctgccacaaacgCGTCTACTACTAAAATGTAAAACGCGGGCCACCCATCTACACTTTTAAAATCGTCTTCGGGTATCGCGGCTTAATATCGCCTGAGGTTTCACGAGGGGTATTTTATTGAGTAACCTTTATTACCATTTTTACAACGTGTTTACGAACAAAGAGGTTTCCCTACATTACGGCCGAGTAAAGCCTCGTATTTACTAGTACGTTGTGTATAAACAGGGTGTGccgttaataataaacaaagtaagcggaatattttagaaataaaatagaatttctgGAACTGAAACCCggagtaatttaattttaatacaaatctAAAATTGGGCCttcgtaaaaatgttattaaagtagaaaatatagttagtatttattaataaaaattatatttaacaaaacgGGTTAATCATTGTATAATTAACACCACTGCAGTGTTAATTAGAATTgccgccatattggatttttattttacgtcaCTTAACCACGGGCACTTGGGTCGCTGAGAGGGAGCCCATTTCACCCAAATGATTAAAGGCCCGAAAATTCGTAACATCGAAACCTTCATACAAATATACACATTGCCCTCCTGCAGAACTAGCAagggcagaagacaaaaattatatcccccgattataaccCCTTACAAGGAATATAATGAAGAGGATAAGTTAACTCCCGTGTATAatttcacatatattatttggatattatttctacttgtgcgccagtgctctgagagttgataaagctgtggaagaagataaatttttatcctttccccggggtaACAATTGTGTCCTGACTATGCTAGACGTTCTGTAGTCGGGTAAAAAGAGACATGTGAGATATAACGTCTTCCTTTAAAAAGAGCAATTGGTAAGTTTCTTACCAGTTTTTTCTCAGAAGAACGTGCAGACTCCACTTTTCAGGAGACTATGGCGGCCTACTGGGcataataagttttgttttaattgtatttgaaaattaaGGTTTCTTAAAGATGTTTAAGTGATTTTGTcactgtattatattttatattaatagcattATTGAAATATGGGCAATTGTATATGAATATTTCCGAcgttaaaatttgaaaaaacatttGTCTTGGAAAGCTTTCCTTGGTAAGCTGGTAAAACTTTGTTACTTTTACAGATGAATTTGAATTCTCGTCGAAATCACTGATAACGACGCCAACTTGtttgattatttgtttgttacctatcgGACGTTGAACT
This portion of the Pararge aegeria chromosome 14, ilParAegt1.1, whole genome shotgun sequence genome encodes:
- the LOC120629496 gene encoding macrophage mannose receptor 1-like, with the protein product MPLQWLPGEPDNADNSEDCIAYVDGCVADINCTELLPFVCYKKSTAMSKPICDTDDEGEPGPRDRCYKLHHEHRTWTQANQICVAEGGQLATIRSREEASYLRIAYLGLVTSDIAFNVIFIGFLDWSGRGDWRTIQGQSLENAGFDDWDSRHLDCSDAGKTCGALQLTNVKLISHWCEHTAPFLCAFPQNSTP